The Thermosynechococcus sp. genome has a segment encoding these proteins:
- the ligA gene encoding NAD-dependent DNA ligase LigA: MVLKEPPAERIQQLRRLLQRASYAYYALDQPIMEDEVYDQLYRELQELEAAHPEYITPDSPTQRIGEAPVSQFESVSHRIPLYSLENAFTFADMVAWQERWQRYWRTLRQEEPLPPAEYVCELKMDGVALALSYENGLLVRGATRGDGQRGEDITSNVRTIRTIPLRLALENPPPVVEVRGEAFLPLERFHQLNQERQAQGEPPFANPRNAAAGTLRQLDPRIVAQRQLDFFAYALHLPEGGSVPLGENQAGEPQSQRQVLHALQHLGFRVNPHNADCPDLEAVKAYYDYWQTARHQLPYLTDGIVVKLNDLKLQQTLGFTQKFPRGSIAWKYEPEQAITDVLGITVQVGRTGALTPVAELVPVQLAGTTVSRATLHNADYITKLDLHIGDKVVIHKAGEIIPEIVRVFPELRPPTAQPFTMPTACPECHQPVVRPANEAVSRCVNPRCPAIVRGQILHWASRDALDIPGLGEKLVQQLVTKELVRTPADLYRLTAAQLLSLERMGQKSADKLLQAIADSKQQPWPRVLYGLGIRHVGSVNAQMLADQFKSVEELATATVADLSGVYGIGEEIAQAIQEWFQDPDHQALIADLKALGLQLSEALLPAPTTPTTKTSLDGKRFVITGTLATLTREQAKALIQKHGGQVSESVSRQTDYLVVGEKAGSKLRRAQELGIPCINETELIEMCR, translated from the coding sequence ATGGTCTTGAAGGAACCCCCAGCTGAACGGATTCAACAACTGCGGCGCCTGCTTCAGCGTGCGAGCTACGCCTACTACGCCCTCGATCAGCCAATCATGGAAGATGAGGTCTATGACCAACTCTATCGGGAGCTTCAGGAACTAGAGGCCGCTCATCCCGAGTACATCACTCCCGACAGTCCTACCCAACGGATCGGTGAAGCGCCTGTCAGTCAATTCGAGAGTGTCAGCCATCGCATTCCCCTCTATAGCCTTGAAAATGCCTTTACCTTTGCCGATATGGTGGCGTGGCAGGAACGCTGGCAGCGCTATTGGCGCACTCTACGGCAAGAGGAACCACTCCCCCCAGCCGAATATGTCTGCGAACTCAAAATGGATGGTGTGGCTCTTGCCTTAAGCTATGAAAACGGTTTACTTGTGCGGGGAGCAACGCGGGGCGATGGCCAACGCGGTGAGGATATTACCAGCAATGTGCGCACAATTCGCACCATTCCCCTGCGATTAGCCCTTGAAAATCCACCCCCTGTCGTTGAAGTTCGTGGGGAAGCCTTTTTGCCTTTGGAGCGATTCCATCAACTCAACCAAGAACGCCAAGCCCAGGGGGAGCCCCCCTTTGCCAATCCCCGCAATGCCGCAGCCGGTACCCTGCGTCAGCTGGATCCCCGCATTGTTGCCCAACGCCAATTAGACTTCTTTGCCTATGCTCTGCATTTGCCTGAAGGGGGTAGCGTTCCCTTAGGGGAGAACCAAGCAGGGGAACCCCAATCGCAGCGGCAAGTGCTCCATGCGCTGCAACACCTTGGCTTTCGGGTCAATCCCCACAATGCCGACTGCCCTGACCTAGAGGCCGTGAAAGCCTACTATGATTACTGGCAAACCGCACGCCATCAACTGCCCTATCTGACCGATGGCATTGTGGTCAAGCTCAATGACTTAAAGCTGCAACAGACCCTTGGGTTTACGCAAAAGTTTCCCCGAGGTTCTATTGCTTGGAAGTACGAACCGGAGCAGGCCATTACGGATGTGCTGGGAATTACGGTTCAGGTGGGACGCACAGGGGCCCTTACTCCTGTGGCTGAACTGGTGCCGGTGCAATTAGCAGGCACCACTGTATCACGGGCAACGTTGCACAATGCAGACTACATTACTAAATTGGATTTGCACATTGGCGATAAGGTCGTGATCCACAAAGCAGGGGAAATCATTCCAGAGATTGTGCGGGTGTTTCCTGAATTGCGACCGCCAACGGCTCAACCCTTTACAATGCCCACTGCTTGTCCGGAATGCCACCAGCCAGTTGTGCGTCCTGCCAATGAGGCGGTGAGTCGCTGTGTCAATCCTCGGTGTCCAGCGATCGTGCGGGGCCAGATCCTGCACTGGGCAAGTCGGGATGCCCTGGATATTCCAGGCTTAGGGGAAAAGCTGGTACAGCAATTGGTGACGAAGGAATTGGTGCGCACCCCTGCGGATCTCTATCGTCTGACGGCAGCACAACTGTTGAGCCTCGAGCGCATGGGTCAAAAGTCCGCTGATAAATTGTTGCAGGCGATCGCCGACTCGAAACAACAACCGTGGCCACGGGTGCTCTACGGCTTAGGCATTCGCCATGTGGGGAGTGTCAATGCCCAAATGCTGGCCGATCAATTCAAGTCTGTTGAGGAACTAGCGACGGCCACTGTCGCTGATCTGTCTGGGGTCTATGGCATTGGTGAGGAAATTGCCCAAGCGATTCAGGAGTGGTTCCAAGACCCTGATCACCAGGCTCTAATTGCTGATCTGAAGGCGTTGGGACTGCAACTGTCTGAAGCGCTGCTGCCTGCGCCAACTACCCCGACTACAAAGACATCCCTCGATGGCAAACGCTTTGTGATTACCGGCACCCTAGCCACCCTCACCCGTGAGCAAGCAAAAGCCCTGATCCAAAAGCACGGCGGCCAAGTGAGTGAGAGTGTGAGTCGGCAAACGGATTATCTGGTGGTGGGCGAAAAAGCAGGGAGTAAATTGCGACGTGCTCAAGAATTGGGCATCCCCTGCATCAATGAAACAGAACTTATAGAAATGTGTCGTTAG
- a CDS encoding V4R domain-containing protein produces the protein MVSVTPSRAAGSANAMMTGQGYQHQLHQIHPSRTNHYSLRDYLQFDSQRGSITDWYDQRITLVTEDFVIGLVEGLEEEVGPASTLVMYRIGEEWGKRDAAVFKQHFEQEYQRELRKSSLTFILEAWWWPFTTLGWGNWEVDLTEQKNGFMFINIFDSVVARTLGDVGKPVCYIYAGLFAGFFSGLIQKPLGCIELQCYAMGETYCKFLVGKQDRIDAAAFWQNEGATARDIEKRLRQGELVKR, from the coding sequence ATGGTTTCTGTCACGCCGTCTCGAGCTGCTGGAAGTGCCAATGCTATGATGACTGGTCAGGGCTATCAGCATCAGTTACACCAAATCCATCCAAGCCGCACCAATCACTATAGTCTGCGGGACTATCTCCAATTTGATAGCCAACGGGGCAGCATTACCGACTGGTATGATCAGCGGATTACCTTAGTGACAGAAGACTTCGTTATTGGTCTAGTGGAAGGTCTCGAAGAGGAAGTTGGACCTGCCTCTACCCTCGTCATGTACAGAATTGGCGAAGAATGGGGTAAGCGCGATGCAGCTGTTTTTAAGCAACACTTTGAGCAGGAGTACCAGCGGGAACTACGGAAGTCTAGTTTAACATTTATTCTAGAGGCTTGGTGGTGGCCCTTTACAACCCTAGGCTGGGGGAACTGGGAAGTGGATCTCACGGAGCAAAAGAATGGTTTTATGTTCATCAATATCTTTGACTCCGTGGTAGCACGCACCCTGGGGGATGTGGGCAAACCGGTCTGCTATATCTATGCTGGTCTATTTGCCGGCTTCTTTTCGGGATTGATTCAAAAGCCCCTGGGTTGCATTGAGTTGCAGTGCTACGCCATGGGGGAAACCTACTGTAAGTTCCTTGTCGGTAAACAGGATCGCATTGATGCTGCTGCCTTCTGGCAAAACGAAGGAGCTACGGCACGGGATATTGAAAAACGCCTGCGCCAAGGGGAGCTGGTGAAACGATAA
- a CDS encoding allophycocyanin, giving the protein MFRQLNHLTIAADGRYARPEELNFLRDYLASVETRISAYEKIRAEAEMMADKIQSMQKAENPRCFHFVNGDRSEICRRDLVDTIRLCAVAMLFSELDLLRDNFLLWYRTIVKSFNYEQSASSTYGKYLPNLMKQLLTPQEQQVMEPVLALSSSILAE; this is encoded by the coding sequence ATGTTCCGTCAATTGAATCACCTAACCATTGCTGCCGATGGTCGCTATGCCCGTCCTGAGGAGTTAAACTTTCTGCGGGATTATCTGGCCTCGGTGGAGACTCGCATCAGTGCCTACGAAAAAATCCGTGCTGAGGCGGAGATGATGGCGGATAAAATTCAATCTATGCAAAAGGCAGAAAATCCCCGCTGTTTCCATTTCGTCAATGGCGATCGCTCAGAAATCTGCCGTCGTGACTTGGTGGATACAATTCGCCTGTGCGCTGTGGCAATGCTCTTTTCCGAGTTGGATTTGCTACGGGATAACTTCCTGCTCTGGTACCGCACCATTGTCAAATCCTTTAACTACGAACAGAGCGCCTCCTCCACCTACGGCAAGTACTTGCCAAATTTGATGAAACAACTACTCACGCCGCAAGAACAACAGGTCATGGAGCCTGTCCTTGCTCTCAGCAGTTCGATTTTGGCAGAATAA
- a CDS encoding allophycocyanin, protein MLRQLERLSLETDGRYASAQELEFLKNYLATAEQRISAYEKIRDAEEKILDEVERQLRARNPYIFRKGNQDYSAVCRRDRRHVLRLGAAAMLFADLNALREGFLLWYRTIIKAFRDEKAAQLTYQVLPEVVNQALSSEEAPLMQPVMSLTQSILGE, encoded by the coding sequence ATGCTGCGTCAACTGGAAAGGCTTAGCCTTGAGACGGATGGTCGCTATGCCAGTGCCCAGGAGCTGGAGTTTCTGAAAAATTATCTAGCGACAGCAGAGCAGCGCATTAGTGCCTATGAAAAAATCCGGGATGCTGAGGAGAAAATCCTTGATGAAGTGGAGCGGCAACTGCGAGCTAGAAATCCCTACATTTTCCGTAAGGGCAATCAAGACTATTCAGCCGTGTGTCGGCGCGATCGCCGGCATGTACTTCGCCTAGGGGCAGCCGCGATGTTATTTGCGGATTTGAATGCCCTGCGGGAGGGTTTTTTGCTGTGGTACCGCACGATTATTAAAGCCTTCAGGGATGAGAAGGCAGCGCAGCTAACGTACCAAGTCCTGCCTGAGGTGGTCAATCAAGCTCTCTCTAGTGAGGAAGCACCTTTAATGCAACCGGTGATGAGCCTGACCCAGTCTATTCTTGGGGAATAG
- a CDS encoding PRC-barrel domain-containing protein, which translates to MTISAQLLQRADLIGTQVITRDTGRKLGVINQVWVDIDQRQVVALGVRNTLFTGEQRYILLDSIRQIGDVILVEHDDDVTEALNTYNYSTLIDSEIVTETGEVLGKVRGFKFDPETGDITDLILASIGFPWIPAQLISTYELPIEEIVSTGPDRIIVFEGAETRLRQLTVGLLERVGLGAPPWESDEDEYYQPVTPSSNQLPSGARSPVYPPQRSRSDYDEVDWETARRRRRREPEYVEYEEEYEYEERPRQVKPPAKAMPVELPESEPTVDPWEEQQPIRLEQRQKQEEYDHE; encoded by the coding sequence ATGACCATATCGGCGCAGTTGCTGCAACGGGCAGATTTGATCGGTACACAGGTAATTACCCGTGATACTGGTCGGAAGTTAGGCGTCATTAATCAAGTTTGGGTCGATATTGACCAGCGGCAAGTGGTGGCCTTGGGGGTACGCAATACCCTCTTTACCGGGGAGCAACGCTACATCCTTCTCGACAGTATTCGCCAAATCGGTGATGTCATTCTCGTTGAGCACGATGATGATGTCACGGAGGCTCTTAATACCTACAACTACAGCACACTGATTGATAGTGAGATTGTGACGGAAACCGGCGAAGTGCTGGGTAAGGTACGGGGCTTTAAGTTTGATCCAGAAACGGGTGACATTACGGATTTGATTTTGGCTTCCATTGGCTTCCCTTGGATTCCGGCCCAACTGATCAGCACCTACGAGTTGCCCATTGAGGAAATTGTCAGCACTGGGCCTGATCGCATTATTGTCTTTGAAGGGGCAGAAACCCGCCTGCGGCAATTGACCGTGGGACTCTTAGAACGGGTTGGCTTGGGGGCACCCCCTTGGGAAAGCGACGAGGACGAGTACTATCAACCTGTGACGCCGAGCAGTAATCAATTGCCTTCAGGGGCGCGATCGCCCGTCTATCCCCCCCAACGCAGCCGCAGCGATTACGACGAAGTCGATTGGGAAACCGCTCGCCGGCGGCGCCGTCGCGAACCCGAGTATGTGGAGTACGAGGAGGAGTATGAGTACGAAGAGCGCCCTCGGCAAGTCAAGCCGCCTGCTAAGGCCATGCCGGTAGAACTGCCGGAATCGGAACCCACTGTCGATCCTTGGGAAGAACAGCAACCGATTCGCCTTGAGCAGCGGCAAAAGCAAGAGGAATACGATCACGAATAG